Within the Setaria viridis chromosome 3, Setaria_viridis_v4.0, whole genome shotgun sequence genome, the region aacaaataattattttcctatactaaatttcctataaagaaaaagaaatgttggaaaaattttaaaaaattatgaaaaaattattatttaattattccttttattCCCGTCCTGAAattcaaccaacacccaggcaaGCACAGTACTATCCCACATATCCACCGCTTGCACCGTCCCGACCCGCCCTTCTCCCACGACAACCTACGCCTCTTCCTCGCATGGGCGAACAACGAGAGTTGCACGCGTGCGTGAGCTTAAGGACTGCAGGGTCGCTGCGCCGAGGCTGGGAGCTTCTCCTTCGCCGATGGCGGCAGAGGCAGATCCATTGCATGGTCGGGTGGGCAGCAGTCAGTGCCGGCCCTGGGGGTGGGCTAGGTGTGCGGCCGCCCTgggcccccaaatcccaggggcCCCACCTAGATGGCAGGTTACCTATATTGCCTAAATCGTGATTAATAGATCAAAGCTTTTAATCTGtgtcgaccgccgccgccgcccaggacTGCCGCCGCCACGTCAGGTCACAgcaaattcttttttcttgttacATGCGCAGAGGCCAATCTGCTCTTGTGCTATTCCTGTTGGCCGCTGGTCCTCACTTTGTTCTTGTTTGCTTTTCATCAGGCTGTCTAGTGAATCGTGACTTGTGCTGTTTGCTGTCCTCCACTCGTGAGCTGTCGTATTGTTTGCTGTCCACTCGTGACCACATCTGAGGTGATTGGTTTAGCTTGTGGACCTTGCGGTTGCGAGCAATTTTCTTCTGTGATTAGGTGATTCAATTGTTAATTCCCCAATTCTCCAtattattaattattaattattaatttactatcacaagttatttaattttaactgatttataactatcGGATATTTATAATGTTTCAGCAttgtgggatatcatgtcgtctagaaaatatgaatctggtaatgagaaaaggaaaagaaaaagatgtgtCGATgggttgatagaatcacagaggagctatggataaatttttcaAGACTAATTAGAGACCTGGGAGTAATACGGGCACTTCGacgaacccagatgagttggcaatagttgttgtggatgaagcaactaatgggaatcatgaagaaaatgttaacatcaacatcgatgataacaatgtaagtgactctgagaacacagtaaatgcatcaggtgcacatgcacagtctgctagtgttgatgaggaaccagtttacacttcagatatttatgatccaagaaattgggataatcttgataataaagcaagagacatattagttgagaaagggcctataagagaagaaaatatcgaattaagcaatggagaggtacatgatagaaaatggttagtttattcgaagcatgttgacaaagttttttgtttctgctgtaagatcttcaagtctagcactagcaagagtcGTAGTTCCTTAGCAAGCgatgggtttagaaattggaggcatatcagtgagaagcttagagaacatgaaaatagtgttgagcatattagtaacatgaacAGTTGGAATGATTTGAGAGCTAGACTGCGGAAAAATGAAACAATTGATAAAGaattgcagcagcaaatcacaaaggagaaagaacggttgcggcaagttttgttaagaataatagctattgtgaaatttcttggtaaacgcaatttggctttcagaggaagcagtgagcagctttataatgatagtaatGGTAATTTTTTAGCTTGTGCtgagatgattgcagaatttgacgtggtaatgcaagaccaccttaggcgcattcagaacaaagaaattcattatcattatcttagtcataaaattcagaatgagttgatatCTCTTTTGGCTTCCGATATCACAAGTTCTATCATAAAGGTTGTTAAAGAGGCCAAATATTTCTCCATTATCCTAGATTGTACCCCTGATgtcagtcatcaagaacaaatgactttattagttcgatgtgttaatttgtctactggcaagataaaaattgaggagtactttttGGGATTCCtgaaggtggatgacacatctggtttggggctttttaatgtattgcttgaatctatggAGTCTTTTGGCCTAAAAATTAGTGACATAAGGGGTCAAGGCtatgacaatggttctaatatgaaaggaaaatacaaaggggtaaaaacacggttacttgatatcaatccaagagcattgtatatgccatgtgcgtgtcatagtctaaatcttactctttgtgatatggcaaaatctagtgggaaagctgtttcattttttggaattgttcaacGCATATATGTATTATTTGCTGGTTCTACGAAAAGGTGAAATgttttgcttaaacatgttcctagtctaactgtgaaatcattgtccaatactcgttgggagagtcgaatcaAAAGTGTTACAGCAATAATATATCAAGCTACTGAGTTAAGATCTGCTTTGTCTGAGTTACATCATGCTTCTGACATTGAACCTAAGGAtagaagtgatgcaaaaaatttatttgatgcacttggcagctttgagtttctacttggtatggttatctggcatgatattttatttgctgtaaataaagtgagcaagaagttgcaatcgccagccatgtgcattgactctactttgaagcaaatacaaggtataatgcaatactttgagaattacagaaatgagggattttcttctagtctgatcatcgccaaaggtattgcaacagaCATGGGTGTAGGGGAAACATTTCTAGAAAAACGTCGTGCTACGaggaagaaacaatttgatgatGAAAGTAATTGTCAAGAAGAAATTTTTGAAGCTGAGAaggcttttgaagttgaatatttttttgttttggttgatatggcgATTGGTTTTTTGAAGAAGAGATTTGAAGAACTTAtggtgtttaaagatatattcggatttttgatgagctcaagcactttgaagtcattaaatgataatgaacttgaagaatgttgcactaaatttgccgaaattttttgttttgatggttcatctgatgttgaggtatatgatcttatttctgaattaaaAATTATGAAGTTCACTTTGCCAGATGGCGTAATGTCagctatggagatttttgagcatgtcagagatgtggattgttatcctaatatCTCCATTGCTTACCGATTCTTATTTACGGTGCCTGTGACTGTCGCAtcggctgaaagaagcttttcaaagttgaagttattgaggaactatttgaggtcaacaatgactcaaGAGAGGTTAAAcggtttggcaacattatgtatcgagaagaaattgttggatgagattgacatcaaccctatcataagtgactttgcatcaaggaatgttagaagaaacttttaaggtactATGTATAAATAACTTGATATGAATATTGTTTTTAGATatatttaagtatttattggtaacatttcatatatatttattataatGTTTATACTAAAGGGTCctgatttttatttttgcccCGAGCCTTCCAAATCTCAAGACCGGCCCTGGCAGCGGTGGCTGCCGCCACGGTTCTGCAGGAGCGGACGTCAGCTGGCACGGACGCTGATGAGGAGGTGAGGACGGCCCCGGCCTGGAGCCCGGAGCTCACATCATTGCTCGTGATCTCGCCCACCCGCAGCGTAACAACACGCAGGCGCCACCCAGAGCACCCCTCCGGAATCTGGTCCTCCGTAGCCCGTAGCTCCAGACCTCCACTCTCCATGAATCTGAACAAGCGTTATCAATCCAATTAGCTTTTATATACATGGATTCTACACTACCAGAATTCCAAAAGGCCCATCATGTGCGAACACACCTCGATATGCAAAACACCTACAAGCACAGCTCAATTCCATGAACCTACACGTTCTTTGGACCTGCTAGTCCTCCCCCAACAACCACGGCGCTGCATATACGCTCATAGCAGCACCGCTCGTATCTGCTTCAGCTTCGCCGCCCAGGCCTAGCACAGTTCCCTGTGTGCCGCAGTGGAGCCACTGCATGCCACAGGGCGATTTTATCATCAGTACAGAGACACTCTTTTGGAGCTCATTTAACAGCCAAATTACAGACAAGAGGGGGGATTTGGATACTTTTTAGGGACAAAACGGGAATTCACCTTCCTAATTTTTTTCTGTAAATTTGGCCCTAGTCTAACAATTTCCTAGGTCCGCCACTAGCTCCACGTCATTGGTGATTAGCCATTTTGAGGATCTCAATGTGTATTTTGGAAGTTTGAGGATCTCAATGTGTATTTTGGATTAAGTTTGAGTTTGAGGATCTAAATGGCATTCCAAGTTAAGTTTGAGAACTGACCGTACGTCTTACTTCAAATTTAATTAGCAGTCACAACAAACCTAAGCATGTAGCTAAAACCTTCAGAAAAATTTAGTGCTATTTTTTCAGATGAAATTTTAGTTGAATATCCACCTACAGAACCACACAAGACACCACAAAAGTTCGCCCATGGGCCATGTGGACCCAGGATTGCATTCACTTTTTCGACCAACACGATAGTAAACGGATCAGAGGAATAATAGTTGGAGTCACGAGACCAAATCGATTACGACTGGACGACAAGTGCGACAGACTGTGTAGTACGACAATAGTTGGAGTGTGACTGAAACGACAACTCGTTGATAGTTGCATGTGACTTCTCGCGTACCAttaatatttcatatttatactGGATATAAATCTTTTTTCCTATGTCCATTCAAATTGGAGTTCATgtgtttatatatttttatttattttaagaACTAACTGTGCTAATCGCAACCAGTAATGTTTCTTAGGGTGGAATCTGTCCATACAAGTTCTAGATCTCGACTCGGCGCATGTGTTCATATTTTTATTAATCTATTTTAGTATTTAGCCAGTTATATTTTTTCAGTGGTAGGTAGCATGCTGGAGACCACTGTGGTGGCTTCGTCTTTACGAGATCTGCTGACTAAGTGTCTTGAAAATGATTACAGTACTAAGATTTTGTGTGTATATAGGGGTGGGTGtgtgtttttaaaaaaaaagataccgTACCGGTAATTGTATTGGTTCCACTAGCAGAAATTAGCACCGTGATCGATAATATGAGCAGCTAGATGAGTAAGACAACATGAGCCTATAAAGTAGGGTGCAAGACCACACGAGCGAAGAGTATCAGCTTCTTGCCTTGTGCGTATCTTGCTGAAAGTAGGCTGCACCTCTGCTCTCCCGGGCTTCTCCGGTTCAACCATGGACAAGATGCTCCACTCAGCCCCGATCCACACCAACCTCCCGGACTGCTTCGTCTTCCCAGCCGACAAGCGCCCACCGGcgaccgccgccgtcgtctcccTGCCCATCATCGACCTGTCCCGCAGCCGCGACGAGGTCCGCCGTGCTATCCTCGACGCCGGCAAGGAGATCGGCTTCTTCCAGGCTCGTCCATCGATCAAACTCGCCGTCCTTTCCCTCAAATTAAGTTAAGCCGATGCCAACCCAAATTTGCATCACGGTGATTAAGCTTGTCGACTGTCGTGGCGACTGCATGCTGCAGGTGGTCAACCATGGCGTCTCTGAGCAGGCGATGCAGGACATGGAGGCCGTGTGCCAGGAGTTCTTCcagctgccggcggcggagaaggcggAGCTCTACTCGGAAGACACCCAGAAGGCCACCCGGATCTACTCCAGCACCATGTTCGAGACCGGCGGCGAGAGGTACTGGCGAGACTGCCTCCGCCTTGCTTGCTCCTTCCCCGTCGCCGACAGCCCCATGGCATGGCCGGACAAGCCCCAGAGGCTCCGGTAAGGATTCAGATCTCACGTGCACAAATCAACTTATACAGAGTACTTATTAGCTTCCATGATTGTCAAATGGGGATAAAGAATAATGGTAGTAATGAGCTTCTGTTTCGCTCCTGTCCTGCACTGTATAGGGAGGTTGTTGAGAAGTTCACCGTGCAGACGAGGGGCATGGGGATGGAGATACTGCGGCTGCTGTGCGAGGGCCTGGGGCTCCGGCACGACTACCTGGAGGGTGACAtcagcggcggcgacgtggtCCTCCACGTCAACCACTACCCGCCGTGCCCGGACCCGAGCACGACGCTCGGCCTGCCGCCGCACTGCGACAGGAACCTGCTCACCTTGCTCCTCCCAAGCATGGTCCCTGGCCTCGAGGTCGCCTACTATGGCGACTGGATCAAGGTCCAGCCCGTGCCCAACGCCTTCGTCGTCAACTTCGGCTGCCAACTTGAGGTGATTCATTCACCATCACTTCTACTAGTCGCTTTCAAGCTCTTCAATCATTCAGTCCTTTGGGTGTCGACACTATTTACTGATAACGAAGTCTATTGGGTCTTGGTTTCAAACTTTCAATGCAGGTTGTGACCAATGGGCTTTTGAAGAGTATAGAACACCGTGTGGTGACCAACTTGGGGGTGGCGAGGACGACCGTGGCGACGTTCATCATGCCCACCACAGACTGCCTCATCGGCCCCGCGGAGGAGTTCCTCAGCGAGGACAACCCGCCGTGCTACCGCACCCTCACGTTCGGCGAGTTCAAGCGCATCTATAGTGTTGTCAAACTAGGGTCGTCGCTCAATCTCACCACGAACCTCAAGAACGTTCAGAAGGAGACATGAAGCAAGAGCACAAGTGATTCAGGATGTTGTCGATCTTTTATACGTTCCCAATTCCCATGTGTCTGCAGAGGACATGGATCTCAGTTACATGCTGCTGCTGGGAGCGTAATGTGCACTTCAGCACTTGTCCTGTTATGACAATAAAAATGACAAATAAGTGACTGTATACATGAGAGGGAGATATATGTGCATGGCTTgttcttgcaaaaaaaaacaaaacaaaaaaaaacaaatcacaaCAAACTTGGTGGCAAATGCAGAATTGTTGGCACCTACTCCTTGATGGCAACCAGCTAAGAAGAGAAATTTCAGAAAAGACCGGAAGAGAAAGGATATCCTCCTCCATGGCAACCAGCCAAAACTAACCTCAAATTAGAGCAGCCATATTCAGGTCCTTCGTTCTTGCAATTTTGTCCTGTCACTCTCTGCGCCATCAATGTGCTCAGCGGCGGATTGTCCTGCTACCATCTGATCTCACTTCCCACGCTATCAATTGTCCTACATAAAACGGTTGGCACCAAAAACCAAATACAAAGCTCATCCCTTGACCCATTGGTTAGCAAAAATACAGAAAATGGTTGGCAAGTGACACAAAACTCTTAGCTAAGAGAGTAAtttcggaaaaaaaatcttGGAACAAGCTACGTATCTTCATCTCATTAACGTCACAAGCCAAAACGAACCACCTGTAGCCATGTTCCAACCTTCACGCAATCTTGTTCTGTCTATTTCGGCACCTACAAAACTGGAACAGAGAGGACAATAAACTGTCCTTGTGCTATCGATTTTCGCAGCGGTGACCATGACCACATGCAACTCCAGCTTGTAGCACACACCAT harbors:
- the LOC117847021 gene encoding 2'-deoxymugineic-acid 2'-dioxygenase, translating into MDKMLHSAPIHTNLPDCFVFPADKRPPATAAVVSLPIIDLSRSRDEVRRAILDAGKEIGFFQVVNHGVSEQAMQDMEAVCQEFFQLPAAEKAELYSEDTQKATRIYSSTMFETGGERYWRDCLRLACSFPVADSPMAWPDKPQRLREVVEKFTVQTRGMGMEILRLLCEGLGLRHDYLEGDISGGDVVLHVNHYPPCPDPSTTLGLPPHCDRNLLTLLLPSMVPGLEVAYYGDWIKVQPVPNAFVVNFGCQLEVVTNGLLKSIEHRVVTNLGVARTTVATFIMPTTDCLIGPAEEFLSEDNPPCYRTLTFGEFKRIYSVVKLGSSLNLTTNLKNVQKET